The proteins below are encoded in one region of Parvicella tangerina:
- the gap gene encoding type I glyceraldehyde-3-phosphate dehydrogenase, translating to MGKIRIAINGFGRIGRVFCRAIQNSEQIELVAVNDLTDNQTLAHLLKYDSVHGQFTGSVSASSNGLMINGKEVRVFEEKDPSNLPWSELSIDVVVESTGIFRTKEKAGKHLEAGAKKVIISAPAKGGDVPGIVMGINHHQIPDVDIISNASCTTNCAAPMVAVLDQLCEITSGFITTVHAYTGDQRIHDAPHRDLRRARAAANSIIPTSTGAASAVGEIFPHLNGKLDGTGVRVPVIDGSLTELTCTVKKAVSAEELNAAFNNAANNQFKGILEYTNEPLVSCDIVGNPHSCIFDSDLTKVQGNQVQIVGWYDNEFGYSNRLVDLILELSK from the coding sequence ATGGGTAAAATTAGAATTGCGATCAACGGGTTTGGAAGGATTGGAAGAGTTTTTTGTAGAGCAATCCAAAACTCAGAACAAATTGAATTAGTTGCTGTTAATGATTTGACAGACAATCAAACATTAGCACATCTCTTAAAATACGACTCTGTTCATGGACAGTTTACGGGATCTGTCAGTGCATCTTCAAATGGACTCATGATCAATGGCAAAGAGGTAAGAGTCTTTGAGGAAAAAGACCCTTCAAACCTGCCTTGGTCAGAACTTAGTATAGATGTTGTTGTTGAATCTACTGGTATTTTTCGAACCAAAGAAAAGGCGGGAAAACACCTTGAAGCTGGAGCCAAAAAAGTAATCATTTCTGCCCCCGCTAAAGGAGGAGATGTCCCTGGTATTGTAATGGGAATTAATCATCACCAAATTCCAGATGTAGACATTATTAGCAATGCTTCCTGCACTACAAACTGTGCAGCTCCTATGGTAGCTGTATTAGATCAATTATGTGAGATAACGTCAGGCTTTATTACTACTGTTCATGCATACACGGGAGACCAACGAATACATGATGCTCCACACCGGGACCTAAGAAGAGCTCGTGCAGCTGCCAACTCAATTATTCCAACATCTACAGGTGCTGCAAGTGCTGTTGGTGAAATCTTCCCTCATTTAAACGGTAAGCTTGACGGAACTGGTGTTCGTGTTCCTGTTATTGATGGTAGCCTAACGGAACTTACTTGTACGGTTAAGAAAGCTGTCTCTGCTGAAGAATTGAATGCAGCCTTCAACAATGCAGCAAATAACCAGTTTAAAGGCATTTTGGAGTACACCAATGAACCACTTGTGTCATGCGATATAGTTGGGAACCCTCACTCATGTATATTTGATAGCGATTTGACAAAAGTTCAGGGTAATCAGGTTCAGATAGTTGGATGGTACGATAATGAATTCGGTTACTCAAATCGTTTAGTAGACCTTATTCTGGAATTGAGTAAATAA
- a CDS encoding UDP-2,3-diacylglucosamine diphosphatase: MSEIAKRIYFASDFHLGVPTYEKSREREDAVVAWLSHIEKDASKVFLVGDIFDFWFEYKSAIPKGFVRLQGKLAQMVDSGIEVIFFIGNHDMWMFDYFEKEIGVKIYRKEQEFELLGTKFFIGHGDGLGPGDKGYKFIKKVFANKFCQWCFARIHPNLGIGMANYWSRKSRGKEKEPQEFLGEDKEWLVAYTKEKSSVIDAKYFIFGHRHLPIEYELPNGSKYINLGDWINHRTYAVFDGSELRLKKWEG, encoded by the coding sequence GTGTCTGAAATAGCTAAGAGAATATATTTTGCATCTGATTTTCACCTTGGTGTACCCACTTATGAAAAAAGTAGAGAAAGGGAGGATGCCGTAGTAGCATGGTTGTCTCATATTGAAAAAGATGCTTCTAAAGTCTTTTTAGTTGGAGATATATTTGATTTTTGGTTCGAGTATAAGTCTGCTATACCAAAAGGTTTCGTGCGATTGCAAGGAAAGCTGGCACAGATGGTTGATAGTGGTATTGAAGTAATTTTCTTTATCGGTAATCATGACATGTGGATGTTTGATTATTTCGAAAAGGAAATAGGAGTAAAAATCTATCGTAAGGAACAGGAGTTTGAACTTTTAGGGACAAAGTTTTTTATTGGTCATGGCGATGGATTAGGACCTGGAGATAAGGGATACAAATTCATTAAAAAGGTATTTGCCAATAAGTTTTGTCAATGGTGCTTTGCTCGTATCCATCCTAACTTGGGCATTGGGATGGCTAATTATTGGTCTAGGAAGAGTAGAGGGAAAGAAAAGGAGCCTCAGGAATTCTTGGGAGAGGATAAAGAATGGTTAGTAGCCTATACAAAAGAGAAGTCATCAGTGATTGATGCAAAATACTTCATTTTTGGACATAGACATTTACCCATAGAATATGAATTACCAAATGGAAGTAAATATATCAATCTTGGAGACTGGATCAACCATCGTACGTACGCTGTTTTTGATGGCTCAGAGCTACGACTTAAGAAATGGGAAGGGTAG
- a CDS encoding M1 family metallopeptidase: MKNYILIYLMLLATGIFGQTEYFQQEVNTHIEVKLDDRDHFLYAHEKIEYINNSPDVLDKIIIHVWPNAYKGNYTAMANQLDEDGEVDFHFADASDRGYIDSLAFTFDGQSILYTYYDGNRDILEFKLRKSLNPGDTMIIETPFRVKIPQGIYSRLGHIGESYQITQWFPKPAVYDKSGWHPLPYLSQGEFYSEYGSYDVKITLPKNYVVGATGDLVGGESELEFLNQKVMETEQMIKDKSVPRNKLGYPIVKEIPSDTSFKTLHFHQENVHDFAWFADKRYHVLKGEVQLPHSGRKVTTWAMFTNNEFDLWKNSIEYLNDATYYYSLWAGDYPYNHVTAVDGSISAGGGMEYPNVTVIGESYSPLGLEQVIVHEVGHNWFYGILGSNERVNAWMDEGLNTFMENRYTETKYPDSKMDFGVPPNLLRIMGLDDFGPRGIYDLGYIYNARRNYDQPIQTPSQQFTPTNYGAIVYGKTGIGFDYLLAYLGDTLYDKCMHAYFDQWKFKHPEPNDVRKVFEETSGKDLSWLFEDYIKTTEKIDYGMSSIKVDGDSVRITVKNKGGIPTPISITGMDEGIPTATLWFDGFEGKETFAMPYERENMYLLDLNKDMPTVFRKDDEIAVKGVFKTLDPIVFKFLGGYEQSDENQIYFAPIMGWNAQDRYMLGMSLYNMSVPEKRVEWMFSPMYAFKTNTLTGIADVKWNNNFNNGPIRKLILGYNFKTFSSETTIPAYDQGLANLADQIELDVPKYENWLRNEVNVNMELRTKLRNARHNILLRGIMIHENISLLENDITQAFDVSYVIKNKQVLKPASIKLNFIGLNSEQFGTFSGLSLEAKVRKNYNVDLKGFEFRFFGGYTISREPIHFTSRYNWSLTGQRGLTDYLFDHTLLGRYQSYPNMVTQQNTETHGNFKTNSRSSFGSTDQWVAAINFKVEAPFRFPLGVFADGGVYPLTTVSQQGVTESIDFLYDAGIYFPIVKDRFEVYVPLLFSEKIKSQLDYQGVNFLQRIRFTLRFDELNPFKIIREIKP, translated from the coding sequence ATGAAAAATTACATCTTGATCTACTTAATGCTTTTGGCAACGGGCATATTCGGGCAAACAGAATACTTTCAGCAAGAGGTAAACACGCATATCGAGGTGAAGCTTGACGATCGAGATCATTTTTTATATGCCCATGAAAAGATCGAGTATATTAATAACTCTCCGGATGTGCTGGATAAAATAATTATTCATGTTTGGCCTAATGCTTACAAAGGCAATTATACGGCTATGGCAAATCAATTGGATGAAGATGGAGAAGTAGATTTTCATTTTGCCGATGCTTCTGATAGAGGTTATATAGATTCATTGGCTTTTACATTTGATGGGCAGTCAATTCTGTACACGTATTACGATGGGAATAGAGATATTTTAGAGTTTAAATTGAGAAAGAGTTTAAACCCGGGTGACACCATGATTATTGAAACGCCTTTTAGGGTTAAGATTCCTCAGGGAATTTATTCAAGATTGGGCCATATTGGAGAATCTTACCAAATCACTCAATGGTTCCCCAAACCAGCGGTTTATGATAAGTCTGGCTGGCATCCACTTCCTTACCTTAGTCAAGGTGAGTTCTACTCGGAGTATGGTTCGTATGATGTGAAAATCACATTGCCAAAGAACTATGTTGTGGGTGCTACTGGAGATCTCGTTGGGGGAGAGTCAGAACTCGAGTTCCTTAATCAAAAAGTGATGGAAACGGAGCAAATGATCAAGGATAAATCTGTCCCAAGAAACAAACTCGGTTATCCGATCGTAAAGGAAATCCCCAGTGATACTTCATTCAAGACCTTGCATTTTCATCAGGAGAATGTGCATGATTTTGCCTGGTTCGCAGATAAGCGATATCATGTCTTAAAAGGAGAGGTTCAACTTCCTCATTCTGGTCGAAAAGTAACTACCTGGGCAATGTTTACCAATAACGAGTTTGATTTGTGGAAGAACAGTATAGAGTATCTCAATGATGCTACTTATTATTACTCGCTATGGGCAGGAGATTATCCCTATAATCATGTTACTGCAGTAGATGGTAGTATATCTGCTGGAGGAGGAATGGAGTATCCTAATGTGACTGTTATTGGTGAGAGTTATTCTCCTTTGGGATTAGAGCAGGTCATTGTGCATGAGGTTGGTCACAACTGGTTTTACGGTATATTGGGTTCTAATGAGCGAGTAAACGCTTGGATGGATGAAGGGTTAAACACTTTCATGGAAAATCGATACACGGAAACGAAATACCCTGATTCTAAGATGGATTTTGGTGTGCCTCCCAACCTCCTCCGAATAATGGGACTGGATGATTTTGGACCGAGAGGAATTTATGATCTGGGATATATTTACAATGCAAGGAGAAACTATGATCAACCTATACAAACACCTTCGCAACAATTTACACCCACTAACTATGGTGCAATTGTCTATGGTAAAACAGGAATTGGGTTTGATTATTTACTCGCTTATCTAGGAGACACACTATATGATAAATGCATGCATGCTTATTTTGATCAGTGGAAATTTAAACATCCTGAACCTAATGATGTAAGAAAGGTTTTTGAAGAGACATCAGGTAAGGATCTATCTTGGTTGTTTGAAGATTATATCAAGACTACAGAGAAAATTGATTACGGTATGAGCAGCATTAAAGTGGATGGGGATTCAGTTCGGATTACTGTCAAAAATAAGGGAGGTATTCCTACTCCCATTTCCATAACCGGCATGGATGAAGGAATACCAACAGCAACGCTGTGGTTTGATGGATTTGAAGGGAAAGAAACTTTTGCAATGCCTTACGAGCGCGAAAATATGTATCTGTTAGACCTGAATAAAGACATGCCTACTGTTTTTAGAAAAGATGATGAAATCGCTGTGAAAGGAGTTTTTAAAACACTCGACCCAATAGTCTTTAAGTTTTTAGGGGGGTATGAGCAGAGCGATGAGAATCAGATCTATTTTGCTCCCATCATGGGGTGGAATGCTCAGGATAGATATATGCTCGGAATGTCTTTATACAATATGAGCGTACCAGAAAAGAGGGTAGAGTGGATGTTCTCTCCCATGTACGCGTTCAAAACAAATACATTAACAGGAATTGCAGATGTAAAGTGGAACAATAACTTTAACAACGGACCGATTAGAAAGCTAATTTTAGGGTACAACTTCAAAACTTTTAGTTCAGAGACTACTATTCCTGCTTATGATCAGGGGTTGGCTAACCTTGCGGATCAAATTGAGTTAGATGTTCCTAAGTATGAAAACTGGCTAAGAAATGAGGTGAATGTGAATATGGAATTGCGAACAAAGCTTCGAAATGCCAGACATAATATTTTACTACGTGGAATTATGATCCACGAAAATATCTCACTTCTTGAAAATGATATCACACAAGCGTTTGATGTAAGTTATGTGATTAAAAACAAACAGGTGCTGAAGCCTGCATCCATAAAATTGAACTTTATCGGATTAAATTCTGAGCAGTTTGGAACATTTTCAGGACTTTCTCTTGAAGCCAAGGTCAGAAAAAACTACAATGTTGATTTAAAGGGATTTGAATTTAGGTTTTTTGGAGGTTATACTATTTCACGAGAGCCGATTCATTTTACCAGTAGATACAACTGGTCGCTAACTGGTCAGCGTGGATTAACGGATTATTTATTTGATCATACGCTTTTGGGGAGATATCAATCATACCCGAATATGGTAACGCAACAGAATACGGAAACACATGGTAATTTTAAAACAAATTCAAGAAGCAGTTTTGGAAGTACGGATCAGTGGGTCGCAGCAATCAACTTTAAGGTAGAAGCACCATTTAGATTTCCATTAGGAGTGTTTGCTGATGGAGGTGTATATCCGTTAACTACGGTTTCGCAACAAGGAGTGACAGAATCTATAGATTTTCTATATGATGCGGGTATTTACTTCCCTATCGTTAAGGACAGGTTTGAGGTGTATGTACCGCTTCTGTTTTCGGAAAAGATCAAGAGTCAGCTAGACTATCAAGGAGTTAACTTCTTGCAAAGAATAAGATTTACGCTTAGATTTGACGAATTAAATCCTTTCAAAATAATAAGAGAGATCAAGCCTTAG
- a CDS encoding Rid family detoxifying hydrolase, with protein sequence MKKAIKIKNAPAPLGPYSQAILKGNTLYGSGQIAIDPITGEFKMDTIKDETTQVMKNIEAILTAADMTFDHVVKCSIFLSDMHNFGSVNEVYASFFGDVPPARETVEVACLPKNVNVEISFIAER encoded by the coding sequence ATGAAAAAAGCGATTAAGATAAAAAATGCTCCTGCCCCTCTAGGACCATATAGTCAAGCTATTCTAAAAGGCAACACTTTATATGGCAGTGGTCAGATAGCCATTGATCCGATTACTGGAGAATTTAAAATGGACACTATAAAGGATGAAACAACACAAGTTATGAAGAACATTGAAGCCATACTTACAGCTGCAGACATGACTTTTGACCATGTTGTAAAATGTTCAATATTCCTTAGCGATATGCATAATTTTGGCTCAGTAAATGAGGTTTACGCCAGCTTTTTTGGTGATGTACCACCAGCAAGAGAGACAGTAGAAGTTGCTTGCCTACCAAAAAATGTTAATGTTGAAATAAGTTTTATTGCTGAAAGATAG
- a CDS encoding M16 family metallopeptidase — MILERNIAPPIKDITEVSFPDPEIHTLSNGIQVFAFNIGTQEVVQVDLTFAINRSKAKNPFVAKAVNELIGETTVSKKTGVLGEEIDFYGAFLESNYSVDHSSVSLFTLTNKLGDVLPLFQEAIKETIFPERELSIFLKNQKQKYLVKQEKVATLARRLYASLLYEDHYYGQRTELTDFDHTTTEDLTRFYEDYYGAQNCSIIVTGKFDETIFHQLERAFGDLRPGIKNSSDCPLAPNHPKKAMHKKNGALQSAIRIGKVVPVDFGTEDYFKLKVLNTVLGGYFGSRLMMNIREDKGYTYGIGSGLNAMFNGVVFSIATEVGADVTEKAVQEIYKEVRRLREEEISHGELSTVKSQMLGSILGASDGPFSIAQQFKAVNFKGQDFSFFTDFIKVIRSVTSKELNEVAIRYLDPDSMVEAIAGNMT, encoded by the coding sequence ATGATCTTAGAGAGAAATATTGCACCACCCATCAAGGACATTACCGAAGTTAGCTTTCCAGATCCTGAGATCCATACGCTGAGTAATGGAATACAAGTTTTTGCCTTTAACATAGGAACTCAAGAAGTTGTTCAGGTTGACCTTACCTTTGCCATTAATAGAAGTAAGGCAAAAAACCCATTCGTTGCAAAAGCAGTGAATGAGTTAATTGGAGAAACTACAGTAAGTAAAAAAACCGGAGTATTAGGCGAGGAAATTGATTTTTACGGGGCTTTCTTAGAGAGTAATTATAGCGTTGACCACAGCAGTGTTTCGCTCTTTACGCTCACGAACAAGTTAGGTGATGTGCTCCCTCTGTTTCAGGAGGCAATTAAAGAGACCATTTTTCCAGAAAGAGAATTGAGCATTTTCCTCAAAAATCAGAAGCAAAAATATTTAGTTAAGCAGGAGAAGGTAGCTACTCTTGCTAGAAGGCTTTATGCATCTCTTTTGTATGAAGATCACTATTATGGGCAACGAACCGAGTTGACGGATTTTGATCACACAACTACAGAAGATTTAACGCGTTTTTATGAGGATTATTACGGTGCTCAGAACTGCTCTATTATTGTAACTGGCAAGTTTGATGAGACTATTTTTCATCAGCTTGAACGTGCTTTTGGGGATCTTAGACCGGGTATCAAGAATAGTTCAGACTGCCCATTAGCACCTAACCATCCTAAAAAAGCAATGCATAAGAAAAATGGAGCATTGCAGTCTGCGATTCGAATTGGTAAGGTTGTTCCAGTTGATTTTGGAACAGAAGATTATTTCAAACTCAAAGTTCTCAATACCGTCTTAGGTGGTTATTTTGGATCAAGATTGATGATGAATATCAGAGAAGACAAAGGCTACACCTATGGAATTGGTTCTGGACTGAATGCAATGTTCAATGGAGTTGTTTTTTCCATTGCAACAGAAGTAGGAGCCGATGTTACTGAAAAGGCAGTTCAAGAAATTTATAAGGAAGTCAGAAGATTGCGTGAAGAAGAAATTAGTCATGGTGAACTCAGTACGGTAAAGAGCCAAATGTTAGGGTCCATCCTAGGGGCTTCAGATGGCCCTTTTTCTATTGCTCAACAATTTAAAGCGGTAAACTTTAAAGGACAGGACTTTTCCTTTTTTACTGATTTCATTAAAGTGATCAGAAGTGTAACGAGTAAAGAATTGAATGAGGTTGCGATTAGATACCTCGATCCTGATTCCATGGTTGAAGCCATTGCAGGTAACATGACCTAG